From the genome of Trichocoleus sp. FACHB-46:
GGCCGATAAAATTAGAGGCTTTTCTCAAGGGGCCGATGACTACATCACCAAGCCTTTCAGCTTGGGTGAGCTAGGCGTACGAGTCGAGGCACTTTTACGACGAATTCGAGAGCGCACCCCAGCAGAGCAACAGTGTCTAGTATTCGACAAACTAGTGATTGACCCCGTACGGCGCGAAGTCACCCTTAACAGCGATATTGTGCCGCTCACGGCTCTGGAATTTGACTTGCTACATTTTTTAGCCGCTCATCCCGGTCGGGTTTGGCGACGGGCAGAACTGATTCAAGAAGTTTGGGACTACGAGTATGTAGGGGATCAGCGGGTCGTTGATGTCCACATTGGTCAGATCCGCAAAAAAATCGAGGTGGACACGAGCCAACCTAATTTGATTCAGACAGTGCGGGGCGTGGGCTACAAGTTTGAAGCACCGCTGGCCGAGAAGCAAGCTGGAAGTGCTTAAGCGCCACCCACTATCAACCGAGTATCAGAGGAGCACGCATCACCAACTTGCGACTCACCTAACTTTTGAGCCTTGGCTCATTGCACTCTAAAAGGCGGAGATCAGGGTGTACTCCTCCTAACTCCTATTGCCAACTCTTATTGCCTGACTCCATCTCTGGCCCGGAAGCTAGCGCTTGAGGCAGTTTTTCTGGTAGGCAAAGCGTAAAGCAGCTGCCCTTGCCGACTTCGGATTGTAGCGTCAAATCTCCATCGTGTAGTTGTGCCAATTTTCTGGATAAGGCCAGACCGAGACCTGTGCCTTCGTATTTACGATCTAACCCTGCGTCTAATTGTTGGAAGGGTTGAAAGAGTAAAGCTTGGTCTGCGGCGGAAATACCGATTCCGGTATCGATTACGGAAAATTGGAGCATAACGCGATCGCCTGCTGCCGTTGGCATTAGTTGCTTCTGAACCTGCAAGGTAATGGAGCCAACTTCAGTAAACTTGACGGCATTGGAGAGCAGATTAAATAAGATTTGCTTTAGGCGACGATGGTCAGCCACACAAGTGCTGACATCTGGCGCGATCGCCAAAATTAGTTGGAGTTGACGATTGTACGCTCGTTCTCGAATCAGCGACAGACAAGCCTGACAAACATCCTCAACCACCATGGTTTCTAAGGCTAATTCTTCTTTGCCCGCTTCAATTTTAGAGAGATCTAGCAAATCGTTAATCAGCTCTAACAAATGTTCGCCGCAGGAGGTAATCCCCATAACGTACTGTTGTTGCTTCTCGTTTAAGGGGCCAAAAATTTGTTTGATTAAGAGATTGGAGAATCCTAGAATTCCGGTTAAAGGCGTGCGAAGTTCGTGGCTCATGGTCGCGAGGAACTCACTTTTAGCATGGTTGGCTGCCTCCGAAATTATTTTTTCTTCCTTTAGCTCTTGGGTCCGTACTTGCACCAGTTGCTCCAAGTTTTCATAGCTCTGGGCGTTATAGAGGGCGATCGCGGCTTGATTCGCAATTCGTTCAACCAAGCGGATTTCGTCGTCTGTAAAGGTGCGGTAGCAGGTCGTGGTTTGTAGGACTAAGCCTCCAAATAACTGGTCGCGAATAAAGATTGGCACTCGCAAAACCGAAAGCGTTTGGCTTGGCTCTACTTGATCTCGGTAAGTAGACGGTTCAACGGTATCGGCAAAGCGAGGCGCATGTAAAACTCTGCCCCAGAACACATCCGAGTTTGGATCTAAGCGATCGGCCCAAGTAGATAGAGGAGCCTTGAAATCTAGCATAGAAACGATTTGTTCATGCGCTCGCCATTCATTGAGCACATGAACATATTTTGGATCTAAGGCAAAAATGGTGACGCGATCAACCCCAAAGCACTCGCCGGTGCATTCCACAATCTCCTGCAAAATGTAGTTTGGATCGAGGCTGGAGTTGAGGTCACGGCTGATTTGATTCAACAACTGTTCGCGCTGGGCTTGCTGCTGAATTTGTTGGAAGAGTTGCGCTTGGTGAATGGCGATCGCACATTGATCTGCAACCGCTCGCACCAAAGACACTTCATTGACAGTCCAAGATCGTTCGCGATCGCACTGGTGTAGAGAAATAGCGCCCAAGCATTCCTCTTGGTAAAGCAGGGGCATCATCAACAGCGATTGAATCCCAAACTGTTGCGCTAAAGTGCGAGGCTCAGGCCGTGAGATTTGACCCATGCAATCGACTTGCAGCGTTTGTCCCTGGTCGATAGACTCCCGATAAGAGGTGGAGATCGGACAGGTATAGCCTAGGATTTCTGCTCGATGAACCGTAGCAGCGCTGACATATTGGGCGGTCATGGCACCGTCAGCCTTGGGTTGCACAATCACGCAACGATCGGCCTTGAGAGCTGTGTGCAATTGGTCTGCGGTGGTTTGCAGCACCTCTTCTAGCACGAGCGTCCCCCGCATCGCCTGCACAATGCGATTAATCATGGCTTCCTGCTGAGCTTGCTGCTGGATCTGGGCCATTGCGGCTTGCTGCTGTCGCCGGAGGGCAAATTCTTGCAGCGATCGCATCAGCACAGTGGGTAAGCGAAACAAACGCTCCTTCAACACATAATCCGTCATGCCTGATTTAATGCAGGCCACCGCAGCTTCTTCACCCAAGCTGCCTGTGACCAAAATAAACGGGATTTCTGGCTGAACTTGTTGCCATATCGGCAGCACCTGATAGGCCGTGAAACCGGGCATGCGATAGTCGGAGAGCAAGGCGTCAAAGGGTTGAGTATTCAGCAGCTGCTGACAAACCTCAATGGTGTCAGCGGCCTCGTAAGTAAAAATAATTCCTGCCGATTTCAAAGTACGGACGATCAGCTGTAGATCTGCCCTCTCATCCTCCATAATTAACAAACACAGGGGAGAGGGCTGAGGTGAATCGGGCTGAGGTGAATCGGTTTGAGGCATCGCTTGAGCACAGTCGAGCATACAGCCGCAGAAACGTAAAATCGCAACGAAGTTAAACTGCCATCAGTTTAGTCAAGGCGCTGGACTCACTGAGGCATTCAAGCACTCTCCCAAATCGTAGCAAGCATTGTCTACGGTTGGAGGTGCGCTCAGCAAGTAGCCACAAGTTGAGTTAGGATACTTGTACTATTGATGCTTAGTTGTTTTTCTATGTCCAGTTCTCATGAAAGCCCATCAGCGCTTCATTAAAACTGTTGCAATTAGCAATAAAAATTTAGTTTAAGTAGAAAGGCACAAGAGCATGTGCCTCCTACGTCAGGGTGAGTTGCCATAGACGGTGGCATCGAAAGAGATGAGTTGCGGAACTCATGCAGCCAATAATTGGGATTTGAGTCATATCTTGCAAGCCTTAGCTTGGGCGACCTATCGCGATCGCGGCTTAAGCTTGGCCCTCTGGATTGCGATTCCGCATCTGCCATGCTAGCTCTAGCATTTGGTACCAGCGCTTTTGCACTTGCTTGAGCGTACACTTAAGCGATTGGGCGATCGCTTGATCATTGGCTTGGTTGCGCTTGAGTTGCAGAATTTGCTGTTGCTCAGCTGAGAGTTGCGCCGTAAACGCTTCCCACTGTTGCGAGGACAAACCCAA
Proteins encoded in this window:
- a CDS encoding GAF domain-containing protein encodes the protein MPQTDSPQPDSPQPSPLCLLIMEDERADLQLIVRTLKSAGIIFTYEAADTIEVCQQLLNTQPFDALLSDYRMPGFTAYQVLPIWQQVQPEIPFILVTGSLGEEAAVACIKSGMTDYVLKERLFRLPTVLMRSLQEFALRRQQQAAMAQIQQQAQQEAMINRIVQAMRGTLVLEEVLQTTADQLHTALKADRCVIVQPKADGAMTAQYVSAATVHRAEILGYTCPISTSYRESIDQGQTLQVDCMGQISRPEPRTLAQQFGIQSLLMMPLLYQEECLGAISLHQCDRERSWTVNEVSLVRAVADQCAIAIHQAQLFQQIQQQAQREQLLNQISRDLNSSLDPNYILQEIVECTGECFGVDRVTIFALDPKYVHVLNEWRAHEQIVSMLDFKAPLSTWADRLDPNSDVFWGRVLHAPRFADTVEPSTYRDQVEPSQTLSVLRVPIFIRDQLFGGLVLQTTTCYRTFTDDEIRLVERIANQAAIALYNAQSYENLEQLVQVRTQELKEEKIISEAANHAKSEFLATMSHELRTPLTGILGFSNLLIKQIFGPLNEKQQQYVMGITSCGEHLLELINDLLDLSKIEAGKEELALETMVVEDVCQACLSLIRERAYNRQLQLILAIAPDVSTCVADHRRLKQILFNLLSNAVKFTEVGSITLQVQKQLMPTAAGDRVMLQFSVIDTGIGISAADQALLFQPFQQLDAGLDRKYEGTGLGLALSRKLAQLHDGDLTLQSEVGKGSCFTLCLPEKLPQALASGPEMESGNKSWQ
- a CDS encoding response regulator transcription factor, yielding MAPANKILVVDDDPAVRNLIHRFLAKQNYQMESAEDGKTALTLFEQFDPDLVILDVNLPDANGYNLCQEMQGRTNVFVLMLTSRTDEADKIRGFSQGADDYITKPFSLGELGVRVEALLRRIRERTPAEQQCLVFDKLVIDPVRREVTLNSDIVPLTALEFDLLHFLAAHPGRVWRRAELIQEVWDYEYVGDQRVVDVHIGQIRKKIEVDTSQPNLIQTVRGVGYKFEAPLAEKQAGSA